One Vibrio sp. CDRSL-10 TSBA genomic region harbors:
- a CDS encoding methyl-accepting chemotaxis protein, whose amino-acid sequence MGNTAADMMAQTEQITEMTRQVITDLTKSWEGLSLGAKATKDDADFISGFKGDITTLSETVSSISSLVQEIDDISEQTNLLALNAAIEAARAGEHGRGFAVVADEVRKLATRAQSSATYIERGIATVIDQANSSSKGMERIRNNVDFAVVANFEQVEFVQDILDRLQQMNASISQLNASATQHRDLSEDVCQGLEQLQSA is encoded by the coding sequence ATGGGTAATACAGCGGCGGACATGATGGCCCAGACTGAGCAGATCACGGAAATGACCCGCCAGGTGATTACGGACCTGACTAAATCCTGGGAAGGTTTATCGCTGGGCGCCAAAGCGACCAAAGACGACGCAGATTTTATCAGCGGCTTTAAAGGCGACATCACCACCTTGAGCGAAACCGTGTCCAGCATCAGTAGTTTGGTTCAGGAGATTGATGATATTTCTGAGCAAACCAATTTGCTGGCACTGAATGCCGCGATTGAAGCGGCGCGAGCCGGGGAGCACGGCCGCGGATTTGCGGTGGTGGCTGATGAAGTACGAAAACTGGCGACCCGGGCTCAGTCTTCCGCCACTTATATTGAACGCGGTATCGCGACCGTGATTGACCAGGCCAACTCGTCGTCGAAAGGCATGGAGCGCATCAGAAATAACGTCGATTTCGCGGTGGTGGCTAACTTTGAACAAGTGGAGTTTGTGCAGGATATCCTGGATCGCCTGCAACAAATGAACGCCAGCATCAGCCAGCTTAACGCATCCGCTACTCAGCATCGTGATTTGAGTGAGGACGTTTGCCAGGGGCTGGAGCAGTTGCAGAGTGCCTGA
- a CDS encoding methyl-accepting chemotaxis protein gives MSLKIGDSLGEATSLVNQLKEYSTDIGEVIDVINSISEQTNLLALNAAIEAARAGEAGRGFAVVADEVRSLAAKTQQSTIDIQEIITKLQSQAEKADQFMQSNSKLIDDSQQIAHTVQEAFKKITESVTTISDVNTLVATAASEQSSVTEDISNNIASTVDIVNQNVAGIAESTNASRSLARESENQKGLLNVFVIG, from the coding sequence ATATCCCTCAAGATCGGCGACTCGTTGGGTGAGGCGACCAGTCTGGTGAATCAGCTCAAAGAGTACTCGACCGATATCGGTGAAGTGATTGATGTGATTAACAGCATCTCAGAGCAGACTAATTTGCTGGCCCTGAACGCGGCGATCGAGGCGGCGCGGGCCGGTGAAGCGGGGCGCGGCTTTGCGGTGGTGGCCGATGAAGTACGTTCACTGGCAGCCAAAACCCAGCAGTCGACCATAGACATTCAGGAAATTATCACCAAGTTGCAGTCACAAGCGGAAAAAGCCGATCAGTTTATGCAGTCCAACAGCAAGCTGATTGATGATTCGCAGCAAATCGCACATACCGTGCAGGAAGCGTTCAAGAAAATTACCGAATCGGTGACCACTATTTCTGACGTCAACACGCTGGTGGCGACGGCGGCAAGTGAGCAATCGAGCGTAACTGAAGATATCTCCAACAACATCGCTTCGACGGTCGACATCGTCAACCAGAACGTTGCAGGTATCGCCGAAAGTACCAATGCAAGCCGCTCACTGGCGCGTGAATCAGAAAACCAGAAAGGGCTGCTGAATGTGTTTGTGATTGGTTAA